A stretch of the Sulfurimonas sp. HSL3-1 genome encodes the following:
- the rnc gene encoding ribonuclease III produces the protein MDQMARIEQTLGYTFENKQLLREALTHKSFKQPYNNERLEFLGDAVLDLIVGEYLFEHFPKHDEGKLSKMRASLVNEEGFARLADHIKLGQAIFLSNAEENNGGRSKPSLLSNAFEAVIGAIYLEAGLAPVKTIATTLLESVYKEISLDTLFKDHKTALQELTQAHFGITPEYRLVGSSGPDHKKEFTIAIVIDGKEYAKATGKSKKTAQQEAAQQTIARLKEELS, from the coding sequence ATGGACCAGATGGCGCGTATTGAGCAGACGCTCGGCTACACCTTCGAAAACAAACAGCTGCTGCGCGAAGCCCTGACGCATAAAAGTTTCAAACAGCCCTACAACAACGAACGCCTCGAATTCCTGGGCGACGCCGTCCTCGACCTCATCGTCGGCGAATACCTCTTTGAGCACTTCCCCAAGCACGACGAGGGCAAACTCTCCAAGATGCGGGCTTCCCTTGTCAACGAAGAGGGATTCGCGCGCCTGGCCGACCATATCAAGCTGGGCCAGGCCATCTTCCTCTCCAACGCCGAGGAGAACAACGGCGGACGCTCCAAACCCTCTCTGCTCTCCAACGCCTTTGAAGCCGTGATCGGCGCCATCTACCTCGAAGCGGGGCTCGCTCCGGTCAAAACGATCGCGACCACCCTGCTGGAGAGCGTTTACAAAGAGATCTCCCTCGACACCCTCTTCAAAGACCACAAGACGGCGCTGCAGGAGCTGACCCAGGCGCACTTCGGCATCACCCCCGAGTACCGCCTCGTGGGCAGCAGCGGTCCTGACCACAAGAAAGAGTTCACCATCGCCATCGTGATCGACGGCAAGGAGTACGCCAAAGCCACCGGCAAGAGCAAAAAAACCGCCCAGCAGGAGGCGGCCCAGCAAACCATCGCC
- the rnhA gene encoding ribonuclease HI has translation MKHITLFSDGSALGNPGPGGYGTILRFGDKERELSGGEPHTTNNRMELRGVIEGLKALKEPCDVEIVSDSSYVVKGINEWLQNWIKRDFAKVKNPDLWRDYIVASAPHRIKATWVRGHDGHPENERCDTLARGVAEKMKRG, from the coding sequence ATGAAACATATCACCCTGTTCAGTGACGGTTCCGCCCTGGGCAATCCCGGCCCCGGCGGCTACGGGACGATCCTGCGCTTCGGCGACAAAGAGCGCGAGCTCAGCGGCGGCGAACCCCATACGACCAACAACCGTATGGAGCTGCGCGGCGTCATCGAAGGCCTCAAAGCCCTCAAAGAGCCCTGCGACGTGGAGATCGTCTCGGACTCCTCCTACGTCGTCAAGGGGATCAACGAGTGGCTTCAGAACTGGATCAAACGCGATTTCGCCAAGGTGAAGAACCCCGATCTCTGGCGTGACTACATCGTCGCCAGCGCCCCCCACCGTATCAAAGCGACCTGGGTCCGGGGCCATGACGGCCACCCGGAAAACGAACGCTGCGACACCCTGGCCCGGGGCGTCGCCGAAAAGATGAAAAGAGGATAA